Below is a window of Pseudomonas sp. B21-040 DNA.
CAGTTTACGCATCGGGACTGTCTACCCCTACAGTTTCGGTTTTGACTGCTGGTACTGGCGTGCTGCGTGCCAGACGCTTCCAGAGTTTGCCGAAATGCTGAATCAATTCGGGGTTTTCTACATCACCCAAACCTTTGCGCGCGACGATAACGATGTCCCAGCCGACCAGTGAATCCTGGTGCAGACGGAACGATTCGCGCATCAGACGTTTGAGGCGATTGCGCTCAACGGAGAGCTTTACGCTCTTTTTCCCGATAACCAACCCGAGACGGGGGTGATCA
It encodes the following:
- the rnpA gene encoding ribonuclease P protein component, with amino-acid sequence MSQDFSREKRLLTPRHFKAVFDSPTGKVPGKNLLLLARNNDLDHPRLGLVIGKKSVKLSVERNRLKRLMRESFRLHQDSLVGWDIVIVARKGLGDVENPELIQHFGKLWKRLARSTPVPAVKTETVGVDSPDA